A window of the Henckelia pumila isolate YLH828 chromosome 3, ASM3356847v2, whole genome shotgun sequence genome harbors these coding sequences:
- the LOC140888040 gene encoding uncharacterized protein — protein MDKSWIRSDRRSKQYEEGVEQFISSCLQNIHVDPNLIHCPCCKCINLKKETVTSIREHLFFYGFSQNYVNWIWHGEPAENDRVNWSTKQDPTDDYHKDFETTNMCEAAYENYTENPEAFVKFLEDAEKPLYNGCKRYTKLSALVKLYSTKARHGMSDALFSDLLTDFGDMLPDNHNLPSSTYDAKKTLSCLSLSHEKIHACSNDCILYRKQYKDCVSCPKCGLLRWKLTKKNIEKKGVPAKVMWYFPPIPRFKRMYKSLETSKNLTWHKETTRVAGQLRHPSDSPSWRLVDHMWPDFESEPRNLRLALAADGINPHSNLSSRYSCWSVMLATYNLPPNMCMKRKFIMLTMLISGPKQLGNDIDVYLDVLVEDLQRLWEEVDGVYDAYRKQFFTLKAVLLWTINDFPAYGNLSGCTTHGYFACPVCGENTYAKHLENGRKMSFFGHRRFLPGFHPYRRQTKEFNGVEEHGETPTPLSGVILYDKLSNIKCEFGKKISVKGKKRKKEKENNVEGSTEENDLGATDFRKCWKKKSIFFNLPYWKHLHVRHCLDVMHIEKNVFESLINTLMNVKGKTKDNVAARLDMLQMGVRPELRPKFGEKKTYLPPSSCSFTKKKKLQVCQSLMDIKVPEGYSSNMKNLLFMFELKLSGLKSHDCHVLMQYFLPILIRDALTKHVRYAIIILCFFFKDICSKVIDVAKLDKLQSDLVVTLCLLEQYFPPSFFDVMVHLTVHLVREVRLCGPVCFRWMYPFERCMKVFKSYVGSRKHHEGCIVQRYSAKEAIEFCSEYLNGVDPVGIPQSIRDPNSNIPGFLACNTTMTVRQSDMLQAHLTVLENTGEVFPYIIEHKTFLKSIFPKKEKDKRWIQDAHNKRFIDWFRAKLAAEIDSRNGGTTSTLTWLAHGPRSQVIKYSSYVVNSNLYQTKARDDERVCQNSGVSLVANTMLVSSSKDKNPLMADVSFYGVIEEIWELDYHQFQVQLFKCAWVANDKGVINNDECGFTLVNLNKRRHRNDEFVLASQVNQVFYIDDPARKGWSIVLPVPNRFYEGEDDCSTNIPETRPIDNVVTHEILVHGRYFRTEHEGVWEANRKK, from the exons ATGGATAAATCTTGGATTCGCTCGGATAGAAGATCTAAACAGTATGAGGAGGGTGTTGAACAGTTCATCAGCAGTTGTTTGCAAAATATCCATGTTGACCCCAATTTAATTCATTGTCCTTGTTGCAAATGTATAAATCTGAAAAAAGAAACGGTTACGTCCATTCGAGAACATCTTTTTTTTTATGGTTTTAGTCAGAATTATGTCAATTGGATTTGGCATGGCGAGCCTGCCGAAAATGATAGAGTAAATTGGAGTACCAAACAGGATCCAACTGATGATTATCACAAAGACTTTGAAACAACTAATATGTGTGAGGCAGCATACGAGAACTACACAGAAAATCCAGAAGCATTTGTGAAGTTTTTGGAGGACGCAGAGAAACCATTGTACAATGGATGTAAGCGTTACACAAAGTTGAGTGCACTAGTGAAACTATACAGTACCAAAGCAAGGCATGGGATGAGTGATGCTCTATTTTCAGATCTATTAACAGATTTTGGGGATATGCTACCAGATAATCACAATCTGCCATCCTCAACGTATGATGCAAAAAAGACATTGAGTTGTTTGTCGTTGAGTCATGAAAAGATCCATGCTTGTTCCAATGATTGCATCCTTTATAGAAAACAATATAAAGACTGTGTAAGCTGCCCTAAATGTGGCTTGTTGCGTTGGAAGCTAACCAAGAAGAACATTGAGAAGAAAGGTGTTCCTGCCAaggtgatgtggtattttcccCCCATACCAAGATTCAAACGTATGTATAAATCTTTAGAGACCTCAAAAAATTTAACTTGGCATAAAGAAACCACAAGAGTTGCTGGTCAGTTACGTCATCCATCTGATTCACCATCTTGGAGGTTGGTTGATCATATGTGGCCCGACTTTGAAAGTGAGCCAAGAAATCTTCGCTTAGCACTTGCAGCTGATGGCATTAATCCTCATAGCAACCTTAGTAGTCGGTACAGCTGCTGGTCAGTCATGTTGGCCACATATAATCTGCCTCCAAACATGTGCATGAAGAGGAAATTCATCATGTTAACTATGCTCATTTCTGGACCTAAACAGCTAGGTAACGATATAGATGTCTACCTTGATGTGCTAGTTGAAGATTTGCAACGATTGTGGGAAGAAGTTGATGGTGTCTATGATGCTTATCGAAAACAGTTTTTCACTCTTAAAGCAGTTTTATTATGGACCATCAATGACTTTCCTGCCTATGGTAACCTTAGTGGATGTACTACACATGGTTATTTTGCATGTCCAGTATGCGGAGAAAATACTTATGCAAAGCATTTGGAAAATGGGAGGAAAATGTCATTTTTTGGTCATAGACGATTCTTACCAGGGTTTCATCCCTATCGGAGGCAAACTAAGGAGTTCAATGGCGTAGAAGAACATGGAGAAACACCTACACCATTATCTGGGGTTATTTTATATGACAAGCTTTCGAACATAAAGTGTGAGTTTGGAAAGAAGATCAGTGTGAAAGGTAAAAAGAGAAAGAAGGAGAAGGAGAATAATGTGGAAGGCAGTACAGAGGAAAATGATTTAGGAGCAACAGATTTCAGAAAATGTTGGAAGAAGAAGTCAATTTTTTTCAATCTTCCTTATTGGAAACACCTACATGTTAGACATTGTCTCGATGTGATGCACATCGAGAAGAATGTTTTTGAATCCCTCATTAATACTTTGATGAATGTTAAAGGAAAAACTAAGGACAATGTGGCAGCTAGGTTGGACATGCTTCAAATGGGAGTTAGGCCTGAATTGAGACCTAAATTTGGTGAGAAAAAAACATATCTTCCTCCTAGTTCATGctcattcacaaaaaaaaagaaGTTACAAGTGTGCCAGTCATTAATGGATATAAAAGTTCCAGAAGGTTACTCATCGAATATGAAGAATCTTTTGTTCATGTTTGAGCTGAAGTTGTCTGGCTTGAAATCTCATGATTGTCATGTTCTAATGCAGTATTTCCTGCCAATACTCATACGTGATGCGCTGACAAAACATGTTAGATACGCAATCATAATATTATGCTTCTTCTTCAAAGATATTTGTAGTAAGGTTATAGATGTAGCCAAGTTAGATAAGCTGCAATCTGACTTGGTTGTTACGCTCTGCTTATTGGAGCAGTATTTTCCCCCTTCTTTCTTTGATGTTATGGTGCACTTAACAGTCCATCTTGTTCGAGAAGTCCGATTATGTGGACCTGTTTGCTTCCGGTGGATGTATCCATTCGAAAGATGCATGAAAGTGTTTAAGAGTTATGTAGGCAGTCGAAAACATCATGAAGGTTGCATTGTTCAGAGATATTCAGCAAAAGAAGCAATTGAGTTTTGTTCTGAATACCTCAATGGAGTTGATCCTGTTGGGATCCCTCAATCAATCCGAGACCCCAATTCAAACATTCCTGGCTTCTTAGCATGTAACACAACAATGACAGTGCGACAAAGTGATATGCTACAAGCACATTTGACTGTGCTGGAAAATACTGGAGAAGTATTTCCCTACATAAT TGAACACAAGACCTTTCTGAAATCGATATTTCCGAAAAAAGAGAAAGATAAAAGATGGATACAAGATGCCCACAATAAGAGGTTCATTGACTGGTTTCGTGCAAAG TTGGCTGCTGAAATAGACAGCCGCAATGGTGGAACGACATCGACATTGACATGGTTGGCTCATGGACCACGCTCCCAAGTCATCAAGTATAGTAGTTATGTGGTAAATAGCAATTTATACCAGACAAAGGCGCGAGATGATGAGAGAGTTTGCCAAAACAGTGGGGTTTCTCTAGTTGCAAACACCATGCTTGTTAGTAGTTCCAAAGATAAAAATCCTTTGATGGCTGATGTGTCTTTCTATGGAGTGATTGAAGAAATATGGGAGTTGGACTATCATCAATTTCAAGTTCAACTTTTCAAGTGTGCTTGGGTTGCGAATGACAAAGGAGTAATAAACAACGACGAATGTGGCTTCACCTTGGTCAATTTGAACAAAAGAAGGCACAGGAATGATGAATTTGTCCTTGCAAGTCAAGTCAATCAAGTCTTTTATATTGATGACCCAGCAAGAAAAGGATGGTCTATTGTGCTCCCAGTGCCAAATAGGTTTTATGAGGGGGAGGATGATTGTTCGACTAATATTCCCGAGACCCGACCAATTGACAATGTTGTTACTCATGAAATTCTCGTTCATGGAAGATACTTTAGAACAGAACACGAGGGTGTCTGGGAAGCGAACAGAAAAAAATGA